Proteins found in one Misgurnus anguillicaudatus chromosome 3, ASM2758022v2, whole genome shotgun sequence genomic segment:
- the LOC129444051 gene encoding sialoadhesin isoform X2, producing MEMCFRISLMFLLMTADVDGQQEDWEVNYSPSYVCALRGSTVRITCTLKYPSDHVIDKTFWTKVAYVPDEEPPDLCLDPENRRRVQCRRKNQDTHSITLTDVTETDKRIYYCRFITDKIGRKWSGVPGVQLDVTDLQVETNQRVKVGDSVILTCKTTCSLPEETTFIWYRNTQRFTKGTNTFNQLYLQSVSRDDSGDYRCAAAVRGYSHLLYSPDVYLWVELVSQQDWEVNYSPSYVCALRGSTVRITCTLKYPSDHVVNKAFWTKVAFVPGAEPPDLCLDPENRRGVQCQSKDQDTHSITLTDVTEADKHIYYCRFITDKVGGKWSGVPGVQLDVTDLQVETKQRVKEGDSVTLTCKTTCSLPEETTFIWYRNTQRFTKGRITLNQLHLQSVSRDDSGVYRCDAVRGSERLLSSPDVYLKVELVSQQDMEVNYSPSYVCALRGSKVRINCTLKYPSDHVVNKTFWTKVAYVPDEEPPDLCLDPEDRSGVQCHSENNDTHSITLTDVKEVDKRIYYCKFITDRVGGKWSGVPGVQLDVTDLQVETKQRVQEGDSVTLTCKTTCSLPEETTFIWYRNTERFTKGRITLNQLHVQSVSRDDSGVYRCDAVRGSERLLSSPDVYLKVELMSQQDWEVNYSPSYVCALRGSTVRITSTLKYPSHHVVNKAFWTKVAFVPGGEPPDLCLDPENRRGVQCQSKDQDTHSITLTDVTETDKRIYYCRFITDRVGGKWSGIPGVRLDVTGVQGSALYYGIVAGCVGLFFIIVIFIILFIWKKRRDWQNQANDSSYVPLFTLASTNQSEASKSADVDVQ from the exons ATGGAGATGTGTTTCAGAATATCTCTGATGTTTCTGCTCATGACTGCTG ATGTTGATGGTCAGCAGGAGGATTGGGAAGTGAATTACAGCCCTTCATATGTTTGTGCATTGCGAGGCTCAACAGTGAGAATAACCTGTACTTTAAAATATCCATCTGACCATGTGATTGATAAAACCTTCTGGACAAAAGTTGCATATGTACCTGATGAAGAACCACCTGACCTGTGTTTGGACCCAGAAAACAGAAGAAGAGTTCAGTGtcgaagaaaaaatcaagacACTCACAGCATCACTTTGACAGATGTGACAGAAACTGATAAACGCATCTACTACTGCAGATTTATAACAGACAAAATAGGTAGAAAATGGTCAGGAGTTCCTGGAGTTCAGCTTGATGTCACAG ACCTGCAGGTGGAGACAAATCAGAGAGTCAAAGTGGGAGATTCGGTTATTCTTACATGTAAAACCACCTGCAGTCTGCCTGAAGAAACAACATTCATCTGGTACAGAAACACACAGAGATTCACTAAAGGAACAAATACTTTTAATCAACTTTACCTGCAGTCAGTCAGTCGTGATGATTCAGGAGATTATAGATGTGCTGCTGCTGTAAGAGGATATTCACATCTTCTGTACTCTCCTGATGTTTATCTTTGGGTTGAGT TGGTTAGTCAGCAGGATTGGGAAGTGAATTACAGCCCTTCATATGTTTGTGCATTAAGAGGATCAACAGTGAGAATAACCTGTACTTTAAAATATCCATCTGACCATGTGGTGAATAAAGCCTTCTGGACAAAAGTTGCATTTGTACCTGGCGCAGAACCACCTGACCTGTGTTTGGACCCAGAAAACAGAAGAGGAGTTCAGTGTCAAAGTAAAGATCAAGACACTCACAGCATCACTTTGACAGATGTGACAGAAGCTGATAAACACATCTACTACTGCAGATTTATAACAGACAAAGTAGGTGGAAAATGGTCAGGAGTTCCTGGAGTTCAGCTTGATGTCACAG ACCTGCAGGTGGAGACAAAGCAGAGAGTGAAAGAGGGAGATTCAGTGACTCTTACATGTAAAACCACCTGCAGTCTGCCAGAAGAAACAACATTCATCTGGTACAGAAACACACAGAGATTCACTAAAGGAAGAATTACATTGAATCAACTTCACCTGCAGTCAGTCAGTCGTGATGATTCAGGAGTTTATAGATGTGATGCTGTAAGAGGATCTGAACGTCTTCTGTCCTCTCCTGATGTTTATCTTAAGGTTGAGT TGGTTAGTCAGCAGGATATGGAAGTGAATTACAGCCCTTCATATGTTTGTGCATTAAGAGGCTCAAAAGTGAGAATAAACTGTACTTTAAAATATCCATCTGACCATGTGGTCAATAAAACCTTCTGGACAAAAGTTGCATATGTACCTGATGAAGAACCACCTGACCTGTGTTTGGACCCAGAAGACAGAAGTGGAGTTCAGTGTCACAGTGAAAATAACGACACTCACAGCATCACTTTGACAGATGTGAAAGAAGTGGATAAACGCATCTACTACTGCAAATTTATAACAGACAGAGTAGGTGGAAAATGGTCAGGAGTTCCTGGAGTTCAGCTTGATGTCACAG ACCTGCAGGTGGAGACAAAGCAGAGAGTGCAAGAGGGAGATTCAGTGACTCTTACATGTAAAACCACCTGCAGTCTGCCTGAAGAAACAACATTCATCTGGTACAGAAACACAGAGAGATTCACTAAAGGAAGAATTACATTGAATCAACTTCACGTGCAGTCAGTCAGTCGTGATGATTCAGGAGTTTATAGATGTGATGCTGTAAGAGGATCTGAACGTCTTCTGTCCTCTCCTGATGTTTATCTTAAGGTTGAGT TGATGAGTCAGCAGGATTGGGAAGTGAATTACAGCCCTTCATATGTTTGTGCATTAAGAGGATCAACAGTGAGAATAACCAGTACTTTAAAATATCCATCTCACCATGTGGTGAATAAAGCCTTCTGGACAAAAGTTGCATTTGTACCTGGTGGAGAACCACCTGACCTGTGTTTGGACCCAGAAAACAGAAGAGGAGTTCAGTGTCAAAGTAAAGATCAAGACACTCACAGCATCACTTTGACAGATGTGACAGAAACTGATAAACGCATCTACTACTGCAGATTTATAACAGACAGAGTAGGTGGGAAATGGTCAGGAATTCCTGGAGTTCGGCTTGATGTCACAG GGGTTCAGGGTTCTGCTCTGTATTATGGGATTGTGGCAGGATGTGTTGGTTTGTTCTTCATCATTGTCATCttcataattttgtttatatg GAAGAAAAGACGAGACTGGCAAAATCAG GCCAATGACTCCAGTTATGTTCCACTTTTCACACTAGCATCAACCAATCAGAGTGAAGCCTCAAAATCTGCTGATGTTGATGTTCAATAA
- the LOC129444051 gene encoding sialoadhesin isoform X1, which yields MEMCFRISLMFLLMTADVDGQQEDWEVNYSPSYVCALRGSTVRITCTLKYPSDHVIDKTFWTKVAYVPDEEPPDLCLDPENRRRVQCRRKNQDTHSITLTDVTETDKRIYYCRFITDKIGRKWSGVPGVQLDVTDLQVETNQRVKVGDSVILTCKTTCSLPEETTFIWYRNTQRFTKGTNTFNQLYLQSVSRDDSGDYRCAAAVRGYSHLLYSPDVYLWVELVSQQDWEVNYSPSYVCALRGSTVRITCTLKYPSDHVVNKAFWTKVAFVPGAEPPDLCLDPENRRGVQCQSKDQDTHSITLTDVTEADKHIYYCRFITDKVGGKWSGVPGVQLDVTDLQVETKQRVKEGDSVTLTCKTTCSLPEETTFIWYRNTQRFTKGRITLNQLHLQSVSRDDSGVYRCDAVRGSERLLSSPDVYLKVELVSQQDMEVNYSPSYVCALRGSKVRINCTLKYPSDHVVNKTFWTKVAYVPDEEPPDLCLDPEDRSGVQCHSENNDTHSITLTDVKEVDKRIYYCKFITDRVGGKWSGVPGVQLDVTDLQVETKQRVQEGDSVTLTCKTTCSLPEETTFIWYRNTERFTKGRITLNQLHVQSVSRDDSGVYRCDAVRGSERLLSSPDVYLKVELMSQQDWEVNYSPSYVCALRGSTVRITSTLKYPSHHVVNKAFWTKVAFVPGGEPPDLCLDPENRRGVQCQSKDQDTHSITLTDVTETDKRIYYCRFITDRVGGKWSGIPGVRLDVTDLQVETKQIVKEGDSVTLTCKTTCSLPEETTFIWYRNTQRFTKGRITLNQLHVQSVSRDDSGVYRCDAVRGSEQLLSSPDVYLKVEWVQGSALYYGIVAGCVGLFFIIVIFIILFIWKKRRDWQNQANDSSYVPLFTLASTNQSEASKSADVDVQ from the exons ATGGAGATGTGTTTCAGAATATCTCTGATGTTTCTGCTCATGACTGCTG ATGTTGATGGTCAGCAGGAGGATTGGGAAGTGAATTACAGCCCTTCATATGTTTGTGCATTGCGAGGCTCAACAGTGAGAATAACCTGTACTTTAAAATATCCATCTGACCATGTGATTGATAAAACCTTCTGGACAAAAGTTGCATATGTACCTGATGAAGAACCACCTGACCTGTGTTTGGACCCAGAAAACAGAAGAAGAGTTCAGTGtcgaagaaaaaatcaagacACTCACAGCATCACTTTGACAGATGTGACAGAAACTGATAAACGCATCTACTACTGCAGATTTATAACAGACAAAATAGGTAGAAAATGGTCAGGAGTTCCTGGAGTTCAGCTTGATGTCACAG ACCTGCAGGTGGAGACAAATCAGAGAGTCAAAGTGGGAGATTCGGTTATTCTTACATGTAAAACCACCTGCAGTCTGCCTGAAGAAACAACATTCATCTGGTACAGAAACACACAGAGATTCACTAAAGGAACAAATACTTTTAATCAACTTTACCTGCAGTCAGTCAGTCGTGATGATTCAGGAGATTATAGATGTGCTGCTGCTGTAAGAGGATATTCACATCTTCTGTACTCTCCTGATGTTTATCTTTGGGTTGAGT TGGTTAGTCAGCAGGATTGGGAAGTGAATTACAGCCCTTCATATGTTTGTGCATTAAGAGGATCAACAGTGAGAATAACCTGTACTTTAAAATATCCATCTGACCATGTGGTGAATAAAGCCTTCTGGACAAAAGTTGCATTTGTACCTGGCGCAGAACCACCTGACCTGTGTTTGGACCCAGAAAACAGAAGAGGAGTTCAGTGTCAAAGTAAAGATCAAGACACTCACAGCATCACTTTGACAGATGTGACAGAAGCTGATAAACACATCTACTACTGCAGATTTATAACAGACAAAGTAGGTGGAAAATGGTCAGGAGTTCCTGGAGTTCAGCTTGATGTCACAG ACCTGCAGGTGGAGACAAAGCAGAGAGTGAAAGAGGGAGATTCAGTGACTCTTACATGTAAAACCACCTGCAGTCTGCCAGAAGAAACAACATTCATCTGGTACAGAAACACACAGAGATTCACTAAAGGAAGAATTACATTGAATCAACTTCACCTGCAGTCAGTCAGTCGTGATGATTCAGGAGTTTATAGATGTGATGCTGTAAGAGGATCTGAACGTCTTCTGTCCTCTCCTGATGTTTATCTTAAGGTTGAGT TGGTTAGTCAGCAGGATATGGAAGTGAATTACAGCCCTTCATATGTTTGTGCATTAAGAGGCTCAAAAGTGAGAATAAACTGTACTTTAAAATATCCATCTGACCATGTGGTCAATAAAACCTTCTGGACAAAAGTTGCATATGTACCTGATGAAGAACCACCTGACCTGTGTTTGGACCCAGAAGACAGAAGTGGAGTTCAGTGTCACAGTGAAAATAACGACACTCACAGCATCACTTTGACAGATGTGAAAGAAGTGGATAAACGCATCTACTACTGCAAATTTATAACAGACAGAGTAGGTGGAAAATGGTCAGGAGTTCCTGGAGTTCAGCTTGATGTCACAG ACCTGCAGGTGGAGACAAAGCAGAGAGTGCAAGAGGGAGATTCAGTGACTCTTACATGTAAAACCACCTGCAGTCTGCCTGAAGAAACAACATTCATCTGGTACAGAAACACAGAGAGATTCACTAAAGGAAGAATTACATTGAATCAACTTCACGTGCAGTCAGTCAGTCGTGATGATTCAGGAGTTTATAGATGTGATGCTGTAAGAGGATCTGAACGTCTTCTGTCCTCTCCTGATGTTTATCTTAAGGTTGAGT TGATGAGTCAGCAGGATTGGGAAGTGAATTACAGCCCTTCATATGTTTGTGCATTAAGAGGATCAACAGTGAGAATAACCAGTACTTTAAAATATCCATCTCACCATGTGGTGAATAAAGCCTTCTGGACAAAAGTTGCATTTGTACCTGGTGGAGAACCACCTGACCTGTGTTTGGACCCAGAAAACAGAAGAGGAGTTCAGTGTCAAAGTAAAGATCAAGACACTCACAGCATCACTTTGACAGATGTGACAGAAACTGATAAACGCATCTACTACTGCAGATTTATAACAGACAGAGTAGGTGGGAAATGGTCAGGAATTCCTGGAGTTCGGCTTGATGTCACAG ACCTGCAGGTGGAGACAAAGCAGATAGTGAAAGAGGGAGATTCAGTGACTCTTACATGTAAAACCACCTGCAGTCTGCCTGAAGAAACAACATTCATCTGGTACAGAAACACACAGAGATTCACTAAAGGAAGAATTACATTGAATCAACTTCACGTGCAGTCAGTCAGTCGTGATGATTCAGGAGTTTATAGATGTGATGCTGTAAGAGGATCGGAACAACTTCTGTCCTCTCCTGATGTTTATCTTAAGGTTGAGT GGGTTCAGGGTTCTGCTCTGTATTATGGGATTGTGGCAGGATGTGTTGGTTTGTTCTTCATCATTGTCATCttcataattttgtttatatg GAAGAAAAGACGAGACTGGCAAAATCAG GCCAATGACTCCAGTTATGTTCCACTTTTCACACTAGCATCAACCAATCAGAGTGAAGCCTCAAAATCTGCTGATGTTGATGTTCAATAA